In a single window of the Pseudomonas entomophila genome:
- the dapB gene encoding 4-hydroxy-tetrahydrodipicolinate reductase — protein sequence MRRIAVMGAAGRMGKTLIEAVQQTPGAGLTAAIDRPDSSLVGADAGELAALGRIGVLLCDDLAKVVDEFDVLIDFTHPSVTLKNLAFCRKAGKAMIIGTTGFSVEEKQLLAEAGKEIPIVFAANFSVGVNLSLKLLDMAARVLGDDVDIEIIEAHHRHKVDAPSGTALRMGEVVANALGRDLQEVAVYGREGQTGARDRKTIGFATVRAGDVVGDHTVLFAAEGERLEITHKASSRMTFAKGAVRAALWLDGREPGLYDMQDVLELR from the coding sequence ATGCGACGTATTGCGGTAATGGGCGCGGCAGGGCGAATGGGCAAGACCCTGATCGAAGCCGTGCAGCAAACCCCAGGTGCCGGGCTGACTGCGGCGATCGATCGCCCGGACAGCTCCCTGGTTGGGGCGGATGCCGGTGAACTGGCGGCGCTGGGGCGGATCGGCGTGCTGCTGTGCGACGACCTGGCCAAGGTTGTCGACGAGTTCGACGTGCTGATCGACTTCACCCACCCGTCGGTGACGCTGAAGAACCTGGCGTTCTGCCGCAAGGCCGGCAAGGCGATGATCATCGGCACCACCGGTTTCAGCGTCGAGGAGAAGCAGCTGCTGGCCGAAGCGGGCAAGGAGATCCCGATCGTCTTCGCCGCCAACTTCAGCGTTGGCGTCAACCTCAGCCTCAAGTTGCTGGACATGGCGGCCCGTGTGCTGGGTGACGACGTGGACATCGAGATCATCGAGGCCCACCACCGGCACAAGGTCGACGCGCCGTCGGGTACCGCGCTGCGCATGGGGGAAGTGGTTGCCAATGCGCTGGGGCGTGACCTGCAGGAAGTGGCGGTGTACGGCCGCGAGGGTCAGACCGGCGCTCGTGATCGCAAGACCATCGGTTTCGCCACCGTGCGTGCGGGTGATGTGGTCGGTGACCACACCGTGCTGTTCGCCGCAGAAGGCGAGCGCCTGGAAATCACCCATAAAGCGTCGAGCCGCATGACCTTCGCCAAGGGCGCGGTGCGTGCCGCGCTGTGGCTGGATGGGCGCGAGCCTGGGCTGTACGACATGCAGGACGTGCTCGAGCTGCGCTGA
- the carB gene encoding carbamoyl-phosphate synthase large subunit yields the protein MPKRTDIKSILILGAGPIVIGQACEFDYSGAQACKALREEGFRVILVNSNPATIMTDPAMADATYIEPIKWQSVAKIIEKERPDAVLPTMGGQTALNCALDLERHGVLEKFGVEMIGANADTIDKAEDRSRFDKAMKDIGLECPRSGIAHSMEEANAVLEKLGFPCIIRPSFTMGGTGGGIAYNREEFEEICTRGLDLSPTKELLIDESLIGWKEYEMEVVRDKKDNCIIVCSIENFDPMGVHTGDSITVAPAQTLTDKEYQIMRNASLAVLREIGVETGGSNVQFGICPNTGRMVVIEMNPRVSRSSALASKATGFPIAKIAAKLAIGYTLDELQNDITGGRTPASFEPSIDYVVTKLPRFAFEKFPKADARLTTQMKSVGEVMAIGRTFQESLQKALRGLEVGACGLDPKVDLASPEAASILKRELTVPGAERIWYVADAMRSGMTIEEIFQLTGIDLWFLVQMEDLIKEEEKVKTLALSAIDKDYMLRLKRKGFSDQRLAKLLGITDKNLRRHRHKLEVFPVYKRVDTCAAEFATDTAYLYSTYEEECEANPSTRDKIMILGGGPNRIGQGIEFDYCCVHAALALREDGYETIMVNCNPETVSTDYDTSDRLYFEPLTLEDVLEVCRVEKPKGVIVHYGGQTPLKLARALEEAGVPIIGTSPDAIDRAEDRERFQQMVQRLNLLQPPNATVRSEEEAISAAGGIGYPLVVRPSYVLGGRAMEIVYELDELKRYLREAVQVSNDSPVLLDHFLNCAIEMDVDAVCDGTDVVIGAIMQHIEQAGVHSGDSACSLPPYSLSQEVQDEVRVQVKKMALELGVVGLMNVQLALQGDKIYVIEVNPRASRTVPFVSKCIGTSLAMIAARVMAGKSLKELGFTQEIIPNFYSVKEAVFPFAKFPGVDPILGPEMKSTGEVMGVGDSFGEAFAKAQMGASEVLPTGGTAFISVRDDDKPQVAGVARDLIALGFEVVATAGTAKVIEAAGLKVRRVNKVTEGRPHVVDMIKNDEVSLIINTTEGRQSIADSYSIRRNALQHKIYCTTTIAAGEAICEALKFGPEKTVRRLQDLHAGLKA from the coding sequence ATGCCAAAACGTACAGACATCAAAAGCATCCTGATTCTCGGCGCTGGCCCGATCGTGATCGGCCAGGCCTGCGAATTCGACTACTCCGGCGCCCAGGCGTGTAAAGCGCTGCGCGAGGAAGGTTTCCGCGTCATCCTGGTGAACTCCAACCCAGCCACCATCATGACCGACCCGGCCATGGCCGACGCCACCTACATCGAACCGATCAAGTGGCAGTCGGTGGCCAAGATCATCGAGAAAGAGCGCCCTGACGCAGTACTGCCGACCATGGGTGGCCAGACTGCACTGAACTGCGCCCTGGACCTGGAGCGCCATGGCGTTCTGGAAAAGTTCGGTGTAGAGATGATCGGTGCCAACGCCGACACCATCGACAAGGCCGAAGACCGTTCGCGCTTCGACAAGGCGATGAAAGACATCGGCCTGGAGTGCCCGCGCTCCGGCATCGCCCACAGCATGGAAGAGGCCAATGCGGTCCTTGAGAAGCTCGGCTTCCCGTGCATCATCCGCCCATCGTTCACCATGGGCGGCACTGGCGGTGGTATCGCCTACAACCGTGAAGAATTCGAAGAAATCTGCACCCGTGGCCTGGACCTGTCGCCGACCAAGGAGCTGCTGATCGACGAATCGCTGATCGGCTGGAAGGAATACGAGATGGAGGTGGTCCGCGACAAGAAGGACAACTGCATCATCGTCTGCTCGATCGAGAACTTCGACCCGATGGGCGTGCACACCGGTGACTCCATCACCGTGGCTCCGGCACAGACCCTGACCGACAAGGAATACCAGATCATGCGCAACGCCTCGCTGGCGGTGCTGCGTGAAATCGGTGTCGAGACCGGCGGTTCCAACGTGCAGTTCGGTATCTGCCCGAACACTGGCCGCATGGTCGTGATCGAGATGAACCCGCGCGTTTCGCGTTCCTCGGCCCTGGCATCGAAGGCCACTGGCTTCCCGATCGCCAAGATCGCTGCCAAGCTGGCCATCGGTTACACCCTCGACGAGCTGCAGAACGACATCACTGGCGGCCGTACCCCGGCGTCCTTCGAGCCGTCGATCGACTACGTCGTCACCAAGCTGCCACGCTTCGCCTTCGAAAAATTCCCGAAAGCCGACGCTCGCCTGACCACCCAGATGAAATCCGTGGGTGAAGTCATGGCCATCGGCCGTACTTTCCAGGAATCCCTGCAGAAAGCCCTGCGCGGCCTGGAAGTCGGTGCCTGCGGCCTCGACCCGAAAGTCGACCTGGCCAGCCCGGAAGCCGCCAGCATCCTCAAGCGCGAACTGACCGTGCCGGGTGCCGAGCGTATCTGGTACGTCGCCGACGCCATGCGTTCGGGCATGACGATCGAGGAAATCTTCCAGCTGACCGGCATCGACCTGTGGTTCCTGGTGCAGATGGAAGACCTGATCAAGGAAGAAGAGAAGGTCAAGACCCTGGCCCTGTCGGCGATCGACAAGGACTACATGCTGCGCCTCAAGCGCAAGGGCTTCTCGGACCAGCGCCTGGCCAAGCTGCTGGGTATCACCGACAAGAACCTGCGCCGTCACCGCCACAAGCTGGAAGTGTTCCCGGTGTACAAGCGCGTCGACACCTGCGCCGCCGAGTTCGCCACCGACACCGCCTACCTGTACTCCACCTACGAGGAGGAGTGCGAGGCCAACCCGTCGACCCGCGACAAGATCATGATCCTGGGTGGCGGCCCGAACCGTATCGGCCAAGGTATCGAGTTCGACTACTGCTGCGTGCACGCCGCCCTGGCGCTGCGTGAAGACGGTTACGAGACCATCATGGTCAACTGCAACCCGGAAACCGTCTCCACCGACTACGACACCTCCGACCGCCTGTACTTCGAGCCGCTGACCCTGGAAGACGTGCTGGAAGTCTGCCGTGTCGAGAAGCCGAAAGGTGTCATCGTCCACTACGGCGGCCAGACCCCGCTGAAACTGGCCCGTGCCCTGGAAGAAGCCGGTGTGCCAATCATTGGTACCAGTCCGGACGCCATCGACCGTGCTGAAGACCGTGAGCGCTTCCAGCAGATGGTTCAGCGCCTGAACCTGCTGCAGCCGCCAAACGCCACCGTGCGCAGCGAAGAAGAAGCCATCAGCGCCGCTGGCGGCATCGGCTACCCGCTGGTGGTGCGCCCGTCCTACGTACTGGGTGGCCGCGCGATGGAAATCGTCTACGAACTGGACGAGCTCAAGCGCTACCTGCGTGAGGCCGTACAGGTGTCGAACGACAGCCCGGTACTGCTCGACCACTTCCTCAACTGCGCCATCGAGATGGACGTGGATGCGGTCTGCGACGGCACCGACGTGGTGATCGGCGCGATCATGCAGCACATCGAGCAGGCGGGTGTTCACTCCGGTGACTCCGCATGCTCGCTGCCACCTTACTCGCTGAGCCAGGAAGTGCAGGACGAAGTCCGCGTTCAGGTCAAGAAAATGGCTCTGGAACTGGGCGTGGTCGGCTTGATGAACGTGCAGTTGGCCCTGCAGGGCGACAAGATCTACGTGATCGAAGTCAACCCGCGCGCCTCGCGTACCGTGCCGTTCGTCTCCAAGTGCATCGGCACCTCGCTGGCGATGATCGCGGCCCGTGTCATGGCAGGCAAATCGTTGAAAGAGCTGGGCTTCACCCAGGAAATCATCCCGAACTTCTACAGCGTCAAGGAAGCCGTCTTCCCGTTCGCCAAGTTCCCAGGGGTTGACCCGATCCTCGGCCCTGAGATGAAATCGACCGGTGAAGTCATGGGTGTCGGTGACAGCTTCGGTGAAGCGTTCGCCAAGGCCCAGATGGGTGCCAGCGAAGTGCTGCCGACCGGTGGTACCGCGTTCATCAGCGTGCGCGACGACGACAAGCCACAAGTGGCTGGCGTTGCCCGTGACCTGATCGCCCTGGGCTTCGAAGTGGTTGCTACTGCAGGTACCGCCAAGGTTATCGAAGCGGCCGGCCTGAAAGTGCGCCGCGTGAACAAGGTGACCGAAGGTCGTCCGCACGTGGTCGACATGATCAAGAACGACGAAGTGTCGCTGATCATCAACACCACCGAAGGGCGCCAGTCGATTGCCGACTCCTACTCGATTCGTCGCAATGCGCTGCAGCACAAGATCTACTGCACGACCACCATTGCGGCCGGTGAAGCCATCTGCGAGGCGTTGAAATTCGGTCCGGAAAAGACCGTTCGTCGCCTGCAGGATCTGCATGCAGGACTCAAAGCATGA
- the carA gene encoding glutamine-hydrolyzing carbamoyl-phosphate synthase small subunit, which yields MTKPAILALADGSIFRGEAIGADGQTVGEVVFNTAMTGYQEILTDPSYAQQIVTLTYPHIGNTGTTPEDAESNRVWSAGLVIRDLPLLASNWRNTQSLPDYLKEHNVVAIAGIDTRRLTRILREKGAQNGCILAGDNISEEAAIAAARAFPGLKGMDLAKVVSTKERYEWRSSVWELKTDSHPTLEAADLPYHVVAFDYGVKLNILRMLVARGCRVTVVPAQTPANEVLALNPDGVFLSNGPGDPEPCDYAIQAIKEILETEIPVFGICLGHQLLALASGAKTVKMGHGHHGANHPVQDLDTGVVMITSQNHGFAVDEATLPGNVRAIHKSLFDGTLQGIERTDKSAFSFQGHPEASPGPTDVAPLFDRFIDAMAKRR from the coding sequence TTGACTAAGCCAGCCATACTCGCCCTTGCCGATGGCAGCATTTTTCGCGGTGAAGCCATTGGAGCCGACGGTCAGACCGTTGGTGAGGTCGTGTTCAATACTGCAATGACCGGCTACCAGGAAATCCTCACAGACCCTTCCTACGCCCAGCAAATCGTTACCCTGACCTACCCGCACATCGGCAACACCGGCACCACCCCGGAAGACGCCGAATCCAATCGCGTCTGGTCCGCCGGCCTGGTCATTCGAGACCTGCCGCTGCTGGCAAGCAACTGGCGTAACACCCAGTCCCTGCCCGACTACCTGAAAGAACACAACGTCGTCGCCATCGCTGGCATCGACACCCGTCGCCTGACCCGCATCCTGCGTGAGAAGGGCGCCCAGAATGGCTGTATCCTGGCCGGTGACAACATCAGCGAAGAGGCTGCCATCGCCGCTGCCCGCGCCTTCCCCGGCCTGAAAGGCATGGACCTGGCCAAGGTCGTCTCCACCAAGGAGCGCTACGAGTGGCGCTCCAGCGTGTGGGAGCTGAAGACCGACAGCCACCCGACTCTCGAAGCCGCCGACCTGCCGTACCACGTCGTGGCCTTCGACTACGGCGTCAAGCTGAACATCCTGCGCATGCTGGTCGCCCGTGGCTGCCGCGTCACCGTGGTACCTGCACAGACCCCGGCCAACGAAGTCCTGGCGCTCAACCCCGACGGCGTGTTCCTGTCCAACGGCCCAGGCGATCCCGAGCCGTGCGACTACGCGATCCAGGCGATCAAAGAGATTCTCGAGACCGAGATCCCGGTGTTCGGCATCTGCCTCGGCCACCAGCTGCTGGCCCTGGCCTCAGGCGCCAAGACCGTGAAAATGGGCCACGGCCACCACGGTGCCAACCACCCGGTCCAGGACCTGGACACCGGCGTGGTCATGATCACCAGCCAGAACCACGGTTTCGCCGTCGACGAAGCCACCCTGCCGGGCAATGTCCGCGCCATCCATAAGTCGCTGTTCGATGGCACCCTGCAGGGCATCGAGCGCACCGACAAGAGCGCGTTCAGCTTCCAGGGCCACCCTGAAGCGAGCCCAGGCCCGACCGACGTCGCGCCACTGTTCGATCGTTTCATCGATGCCATGGCCAAGCGCCGCTGA